Proteins from a single region of Urocitellus parryii isolate mUroPar1 chromosome 4, mUroPar1.hap1, whole genome shotgun sequence:
- the LOC144254449 gene encoding hemoglobin subunit beta-S/F, with translation MVHLSDGEKNAISTAWGKVNAAEVGGEALGRLLVVYPWTQRFFDSFGDLSSASAVMGNAKVKAHGKKVIDSFSNGLKHLDNLKGTFASLSELHCDKLHVDPENFKLLGNMIVIVMAHHLGKDFTPEAQAAFQKVVAGVANALSHKYH, from the exons ATGGTGCATCTGAGTGATGGGGAGAAGAATGCCATTAGCACTGCCTGGGGCAAGGTGAATGCAGCAGAAGTTGGTGGTGAGGCCCTGGGCAG GCTGCTGGTTGTCTACCCATGGACTCAGAGGTTCTTTGATTCCTTTGGGGACCTGTCCTCTGCATCTGCTGTTATGGGCAATGCTAAAGTGAAGGCGCATGGCAAGAAGGTGATTGATTCCTTTAGTAATGGCCTGAAACACCTCGACAACCTCAAGGGCACCTTTGCAAGTCTCAGTGAGCTGCACTGTGACAAGCTGCATGTGGATCCTGAGAACTTCAAG CTCCTGGGCAATATGATTGTGATTGTGATGGCCCATCACCTGGGCAAGGATTTCACTCCAGAGGCACAGGCTGCTTTTCAGAAGGTGGTGGCTGGTGTGGCCAATGCCCTGTCTCACAAATACCACTAA
- the LOC113191297 gene encoding hemoglobin subunit gamma, with protein MVHFTAEDKAAITSMWRKVNVEEAGGETLGRLLVVYPWTQRFFDSFGNLSSASAIMGNPKVKAHGKKVLTSLGNALRDMDDLKGAFSQLSELHCERLHVDPENFRLLGNMLVIIMAKHFGKEFTPEMQASWQKMVAGVASALAHKYH; from the exons ATGGTTCATTTCACAGCTGAGGATAAGGCTGCTATCACAAGCATGTGGAGAAAAGTGAATGTGGAAGAAGCTGGAGGAGAAACCTTGGGAAG GCTCCTGGTTGTCTATCCCTGGACCCAGAGGTTCTTTGATAGCTTTGGAAACCTGTCCTCTGCCTCTGCCATCATGGGTAACCCCAAGGTCAAGGCCCATGGCAAGAAGGTTCTGACTTCCTTGGGAAATGCTTTAAGGGACATGGATGACCTCAAGGGTGCCTTTTCCCAGTTGAGTGAGCTGCATTGCGAAAGGCTGCATGTGGATCCTGAGAACTTCAGG CTCCTGGGAAACATGCTTGTGATTATTATGGCAAAACATTTTGGCAAGGAATTCACCCCCGAGATGCAGGCTTCCTGGCAGAAAATGGTGGCTGGAGTGGCCAGCGCTCTGGCCCACAAGTATCACTGA